The window CGCCCCGATGCCCCCGCACCCCGAGCTCTACGTGACCACGACCCTCATGGCCTTCTACGCCAAGGGGGTTGCCCACGCCGCCCTCGGCGAGTTCGAGGCGGCCGACCGGGAACGCGCGCGCTTCGATGCCGGCTACGCCGCTCTGCCGGAGGACCGCATCTACGCCAACGACACCGCGCCCAACGTCATGGCCGTGGCCCGGGAAATGCTCTACGGGGAAATGGCCTACCACCGGGGCGACCACGAGGCCGGCTTCGCCCACCTGCGAGCGGCCGTCCGCCTGAACGACCGCCTGCGCTACAGCGAGCCCTGGCCGTGGATGCATCCGCCCCGCCACGCCCTCGGCGCCCTGCTCCTGGAGCAAGGCCAAGTGGCGGAGGCCGAGCAGGTCTACCGCGCCGACCTCGGCCTCGACGACACCGTCAGACGCTGCCTGCAGAACCGCGAAAACGTCTGGAGCCTGCACGGCCGCCACGAGTGCCTGCAACGCCTGGGCCGCGACCGCGAGGCGGCCGCCGTGGCGCCGTCGCTGGCGGCGGCCCTTGCCCGAAGCGACGTGGAGATCGCTTCGTCGTGCCATTGCCGGAAGTAGCCGGCGGAGGGGAGCGCTTGAACAGGAAATGGTGCAAACCCCTGAATCGTCATTCCCGCGGAAGCGGGAATCCATGGGTGGGGTGGGGGCAAACGGGCGTATCCCCCGCCACACCCCGCCTGGATTCCCGCTTCCGCGGGAATGACGATTCGGGGCGTGGGTGCCCGTTCTCATCCAACTGGAGTTTTGACACGGCCTGTTCCGCGGGAATGACGTTCCGGGACGTTAGTACCTCACGAGGCTAGGACGCTGGCCTGGCCTGCGAGCGAACCCCGGCTTCGTCATCCAGGGCATACCAGAATTGCGCGCCGTTCAAGGCCAGACACGCCGGACGAAAAGAGACGGGTATGCGCTCCACGACCTGTTCGCGCGCCGGATCGTAGCGGAGAAAGGCGTAGGCCGCCTGGCGCTCATCGCTCCAGTCCCCGAGGGGTCCGGGGTCGCATTCGACGCACCAGAACTCGTCGCCGTACGAGGTGGGGCTCAGGACTTGGTGGTCCATGCGGATGGTCCACAGGTTGCGGCCCTTCTCCGGGTCCAGGCAGAAGAGCTTGCGGTTGCGCCGGTGACTCAGCCACAGCTTGCCGTTCACGACCGTGACGCCGGAGGCCGCGCCGTCCGGGCAGTCGAAACGGCGCAACAACCGATTCGTTTCGGGAGACCAAAGCAGCAGTTGCTGTCCCAGCCGACCGCCGCCGGCGATGAGCCACAGGCCCTCGCGGGATGGGCACACGTGCCGGACCCCCGGCAGCGATAGGACCTCGTCGCATGATTCGTGGACGGGATCGTACACCACCACCATGGACTTGTCGGCGCACGCGAGCCACAAGTGGTCCTGGTGCCACTGCATGCTCGTAACAGTAAGGGATCGAATGTCGATCATGCGTGTGGGCAACGCGTAACGGTTACCTCCTGCCTCCAGATAGTTCCGAGACACGCCGTGGTCCACGTGCGCCGTTTATCCTGAATAATGGTTGGCGATTGACCCATCCGCCCGTTCCGGGGCGTTCATGAACGGCGGCGTTGGTGGGTTCTCGCCTCTGACAAGTGAACGGATTTCTTCCAAATCCGCAACGAAGACGGCGGCACTCACGCGACAGTAACGCCAGCAACTGAACTCGAAAGCCCAGCGCATCGCATCGAGCGCACGTTCTGCCTCGTCTGCGTATCGGGTCGCTTCGCTCCGGTCGCCGGTAGCCCAGTAGGCGATTGCCATGCACTGAAAGTAGTTGGCGCCCTTGTCCGAAGTCACTGCCGCTTCGTCCAGTTCAACTACGTGTGAGAAGGCTGCTTTCGTTAGCTCCCCGGTGTTGCCCCATGATGCCATCCCAAAATTGAAAGCGTCCTGGATGGTCATATCCTTGATCGACTTGTCATGACCTTCAAGTATTCTCATGGCATTGGAGAATCCGCCGGTTCCGATATGGCACAGGATCAACTGTAGCCGTGCATGCTCGCGCCGGGTCGGCGAAAGTTCTGCGCTCTCGATGAGCCGTTCCCAAATCGGGATGGCGATGCGCATGGTCCCGAAAGAACGGTCCAGACCGTCCGCAAGCCACATCTGGTCGTGCGGTTCCAACGATGTCACCGCGACGGCGTTGGCGACTCGTTCCGGTGCTTGTGACCTTATTCGTGATATGGCCTCCCGTACGATGGGGGGAGGAAGTTGATGGGATTGCAGCACTTCCAGGGCGTCCTGCTCTGCGCCGACGTTGTCGTTACATTGAGCGCGACTCCGCGACCGTTGCAGAAATACTTCCGGCTCGGCATATCCTGCTTCGATTGCGCGTGACGCGAGCGCGCCGGCCAAAGCTGTTTCACCGTCGTGTTCGCGGAGTCCCGCAAGCCGGTACAGGACCTCGCCGTCGGTCGGATGCGCCTTCTCGATTTTATCGAGCATCTCATCTCTTGTCTGTATGGACTCGCCCCGGATTCGTAGTCTGCCCGTGGCTCGGTGTATGTAGTCCAATGCCCCGTCACGGTCGTTCGAGTTGCGTCGGGAGATCTCGCGGACCAACTCTACGTACTCCTGCGCGAGGCGGCTTCTTGGGCGGTCCTTTGTGAACACGACCTGGTTCAGCAACGAGAGGCTGTCGTACCTGTGAATCATCAATGGCTCACGCCGGAAGCGGAGTTGCTTTTGGAACGCCTTGATCTTATCGTCGAGAATCCTGTCCTCGTCGTCCAGGTCCGGGACGTTCGACATGACGAAGTGGAGTTCGATGTTCTTGTTGCGCGGTTCCTCGGCTTCGCTTCTTAGTTCCCGGACCACCCGTGTCAGCCCACGCAGGTTCTGTTCGTTGGGAAAGAACAGGATTACGACCGCGTCTGGAAGCTGGCGGGTGCAAATGCCGCCGATGTCGGTATGTCCGGTGCGCGAGTCGATCAGAACGTAGTCGGGGTTGATGGCTTGTCTCCATTGCTCCTTGAGATCCTCGAACAGCAGGTAGCCGTCGCGTTCCGCATAGAGCGTGCCCCAGTCGATCTGATTGAGTCGTTGCGCGTATGTTGCGTGCCGGCCGGACGGCATGATCCACAATCTGCCTCCGGCGTCACCGAAATCGGCGGGCGTCTCACTAACAAAACGAGCGGCGTCTGGGGCCTGACCCGAATCCAGGTATTCGCTGACGAAGTCAACCATTCCTGGAACCGGATCCCGTGGTGTGGTGACGTCGAAGGTATCAAGTCCGGGAGCTTCCAGGTCGAAATCCACGACAAGCACGGCGCGTCCCCGGTTGGCCAGTTCCACGGCCACGTTCACCAAGGCCATGGAGCGGCCGACGCCACCCTTGAAGGAGTAGAAGGAGGTCAAGTACATGGCGTCAGGCCACCTTAAGCAACCTGAAGTTTTCTTGGTCGCTGCGCAACTTGTCGGAGACCTTCAACGTCCGAAACCGTCGTTCGCCAGTGATCGGCGTCGCTTCAGTCGCAGACTTGCCTGGCTTGATGATATCCATGAGGCGTTCCAGCATTCCTGGCAATGCCAGTAGCCGGAGGTACCTGTCGTATGCGTGGGTCTGGATGTTGATGCCCTTTTCCCAGCGATTCAGCGACGCTTTTCCCAGGCCCGTGACTTCGGCAAACTTGGCCCGCGTCATCCCGTGGTCCTCCCTGATGCGGCGGATCTCATGCGGGGCGAGCACGCCAAAGTGTTTGCAGACCGCTTCGTGTTCCAGGTCCTCGGCAACCTCGTCCAGATACTCGTAGTCGCAGGGCGCGCAGCGGCGCACGGGCAACTCCACGGTCAATTCAATCGCTGACGCCCCTGTCCCATAGTCGAAAGTATGGCAGTGCATGGTGGTGGTCACCGTGTCTCTGCCGCACAATGGGCACTGAAGATTGCGTTGGCTGCCTTCTCTCGGCGTCGTCTTTGCCAAATCCATTCCAGGTTCCCTCAGTCGTTCGGTTCCGAATAGTGAAAGCTTCGTCCAATGATCTGCCCGGAACCCAGTTGAAGTTTGATGTAGAGTTGGGGTTGCCCAGGTTCCAGATCGACCAACATGACGTAGCCCGTTGCTCCAGGCGGTTTGTCCAATCTGATCTCTTCCACAGGATGACCCTCCTCAATCTTGGAGGCAATCAGGTCCCATGCGGCGGAGTCTGAAAAGTGCGTGTCCAGCAATCCGTTCGGGTTGCGCACCTGTCGAGGTCGCCAGTCCGTTGGGCGAACGGGGGTGAAGTCTTTGCGACGAGCGTCCTTTCGCTTGGCGAGCACGATCAAATGATGTCGTGTTGCCTCGTCTACAGGCAAAGTCCACTCCGGGAAGTCGCGAGGGGTTCATTCATGGGAATCATATGATTGCGTTCGGTCGTTGTCAAGGGTAGCAGCCCATCATTTGATTGTCTTTATGTCTGATCGGCAACATGTCGTCTCTTTGCCGTCCACGTTGACGTCGTATCTCTTGAGGGTTGTTCATGCCTCAAGTCTTCCACGTTCGGTTGGTCGTGCCAAGCCGGGAAAGTCCCGGGTTCACCTGCTCGTTGTCTTCTCGCTTTCGCGGGGCCTCGACGAGATGAAAACGGAATTCTCTGCTCGTCTGTCGCCAAAGATTTGACTCGTGACGAGGGTTGCGTTATCAACTGGCGCATTCGCGTTGGACGAGGGTTGCGAAGTCAGCCTTGGTCGCGTCGTCGTTCCATACCACCTACGCCATGTACCCCGCCGCCTTCGATTACACCGTCGCTGAATCCTTGGATCACGCCATCGAACTCCTCCAGCGTTCGGGGGAGGGGGGCAAGCTGTTGTCCGGCGGGCAGAGTCTCGTACCGCTGATGAAGCTGCGGCTGGTGCAGCCGACCCATGTCATCGACATCGGGCGCGTCGGCGGGTTGTCGGACGTGCGCGTCGACGACGCGGCTGGGGTGGTGCGCATCGGCGCGCTGGCCACCCACGCGCAGGTGGGCGCCTCCGCGGTCGTCCGGGAGAAGCTGCCGCTGATGACGGAAGCGGCGGGGGTCATCGGTGACGCGCAGGTGAGGGGCTGGGGGACCTTGGGTGGGGCGTTGGCGGAGGCGGACCCGGCGGGGGACTGGGGTCCGGTGGTTCAGGCGTTGGAGGGTCAGGTGGAGTGCACCGGGCCGTCGGGCGTCCGGGTGGTGGATGCGGCGGCGTTCTTCGTGGACGCCTATACGACGGTGCTGGCGGACGACGAGGTGGTTACCGAGCTTCACGTGCCCGTGCCGTCAGGTGGCAGCGCGTGGGCCTATCTCAAGATGGAGCGCCGGGCCGGGGATTTCGCGGTGGCCAGCGTGGCGGTGCAGTTCGAGCTGGACGGCGCGGGGAACTGCACGAAGGCCGGCGTGGCGTTGGGGGCGGCGGGTCTGACGCCCATCAAGGCGGGCGCGGCCGAGGAAGCCCTGCGCGGGCAAACGTTGTCTCCGGAGGTGGTGGAGGCCGCGGCCGAGCGAGTCATGGAAGCGGCGAGCCCGCTGGCGGACGTGCGCGGGTCGAGCGACTACAAGCGCGCGGTGTGCGGGGCGTTGTTCAAGAAAGCCGTGGACGTCGCGCTGCGACGCCGTCAGGGCGAGAACGTGAAGGGCGGTCATGTCCGTTAGAGGGAGAAGCCGCATGGCCGTTGGCCACGGAACCGGGGCCGGCCGTGCAGGGTATTTCCATGTCCGATAAGGCGAAGATCCGCATCACCATCAACGGCGTCGCGCACGAGGGCGAGGCCCCGCCGCGCATGCTGCTGGTGGACTATATCCGCGACGTGGTCGGCCTCAAGGGCACGCGTTACGGCTGCGACACCAGCAACTGCGGCTCGTGCACCATCGTCATGGACGGCAGGAGCGCCAAGTCCTGCACCTTCCTGGCGGTGCAGGCGGACGGGCGCGAGGTGACCACCATCGAGGGACTCGCCGAGGGGAGCGAGTTGAATCCGCTGCAGGCGGCCTTTCAGGAGGCGCACGCGCTCCAGTGCGGCTTCTGCACCTCGGGTATGGTCATGTCGGCGCACGCCCTGCTGGCGCACAATCCCGCCCCTTCGGTGGACGAGATACGCGAGGGGATCATCGGCAACCTGTGCCGTTGCACCGGCTACGTGCCCGTGATCGAGGCGGTGCGGTTGGCGGCGCGCCGGCTGGATCCCAAGGGAGGGACCCCATGAGCGTCGCTCCGCGCCCGCCCCTGGTGGGCACTCCGGTCCCGCGCAAGGAGGACCCGGACATCCTCCGGGGTCAGGCGCGCTACACCTTCGACATCGAGTTGCCGGACATGCTGCACGTGGCGGTGTACCGGAGCCCCGCCGCCCACGCGCGCATCCGTAGCGTGGACCTGTCCAAGGCGCTGGCGCTGCCCGGCGTGGTGACCGGGCTGACCGGCGAGCAGGTGCGGCAGTTGGGCTACGTGAATCCGCTGTCGCCGTTCCCGTTCCAGAGCCGGGACCCGTTCCGGCGCGGCAACCCCACCATCAAGTTTTTCGACCACTACTGCCTGGCGTGGGACAAGGTGCGCTTCGTGGGCGAGCCCGTGGCCGCGGTGGTGGCCACGGACCGCTACATCGCCGAGGACGCGCTGGACCTGATCGAAGTGGAACTCGACCCGCTGCCGCCGGTGGTGGACTCGGCCACCGCCATGGAGCCCGGCTCTGAGCGCCTGTACGAGGACTGGGACGACAACGTCATGCTGACGTTCCGGGTGTCCGGCGGCGACGTGGACGCCGCGTTCAAGGAAGCCGAGGTCATCGTCAGCGAGACCATCCACAGCGGCCGTTTCACCGGTACCCCCATAGAGACCCGCGCGGTGGTGGCCGATTACGACGCGAGCGTCAAGACCCTGGGCCTGTGGAGCACGACCCAGATCGGCCACGCCATCGGCACGCTGGTGGAGAACACCATCGCGCTGCCGGAGCTCAAGGTGCACGTGATGTTCCGGCGCATCGGCGGCGGCTACGGACAGAAGTGGGCCTTCTACCCGGAAGAGATCCTGGTGCCGCTGCTGTCGATCCTCACGAACCGCCCGATGAAGTGGGTGGAGACCCGGCGCGAGCACATGACCGGCACCATCCACGCGCGCGAGCAGACCCATCACATCGAGGCGGCGGTGCGCCGGGACGGCACCATCCTGGGGGTCAAGGACCGTATCGTGGCCAACATCGGCGCGGCCTATCCCACCGGCGGGCTGGCCTCCATCGTCACCACAGGCATGTTCGTGCCCGGGGCCTACCAGATCGCCAACTACGAGGGACAGGTCCAAGGGGTGGTGACCAACAAGACGCCTTACGGCGCGCACCGGGGCTTCGGGAAGTCGGAAGCCTGCTTCGTCATCGAGCGCATGGTGGATCGCATCGCCGCGAACCTCGGCCTCGACCCGGTGGAGGTACGCCGGCGCAACTTCATCCCCCCGGATGCCTTCCCCTACCGCTCCGTCACCGGCCCGCGCTACGACAGCGGCCGCTACGGGGAGGCCCTGGACAGGGCGTTGGAGCTGCTGGACGTAGACCACTGGCGCAACGCCCAGAAAGAAGCGGTGGCCGCGGGCCGCTACCTCGGTATCGGCACCTGCCTGGTCATCGAGCCGTCGAGCTCCACGCGCATGGGTTCCTACAACGCCGGCTACTACAGCGTGCGCATGCGCATGGATCCCAACGGCAAGGTCTACGTGTTCCCCGGCGGCAGCGACGAGGGCCAGGGCCACGCCACCTCCATCTCGCAGCTCGTGGGCGACGAGCTGCAGGTGTCGTTCAACGACGTCATGGTGGTGGAAGGAGACAGCCTGGCCTGTCCCTACGGCTCCGGCTCCTACTCCAGCCGCTTCTCGGTGGTGGGTACCACCGCCGTGACGCTGGCGGCGCGGGCGCTACGGGAAAAGATCACCCAGATCGCCTCGGTGATGCTGCGGCACCCGCCGGGCGGGCTGGTGTTCGCCGACGGCAAGGTCTCGGTGGAAGGGCGCCCGGCGGAGGCGGTGTCTCTTCCGGAGATTGCGCGGGTCGCGTATTTCTACCCGTTCCAGTTGCCCGAGGGCATGGACCCGGGGTTGGAGACGCTGTACCACTTCCGCGATCCCAACATCGAGTTCGAGGCGGACGAGCGCGGCCGCGTGGCCATGTTCAGCAGCTTCCCCTACGACGCCGAGGCGGCGGTGGTGGAGGTGGAGGCGGACACCGGGCTGCTCAGGATCCTGAAGTTCGTCTCGGTACACGACTGCGGCAACATGCTCAATCCGCTCATCGTGAGGGGCCAGCACGTGGGCGCCCTGGCCCACGGCTTCGGCGGCGCCCTGTACGAGGAGTTGCCGTACAGCGAGGAAGGGCAGCCGTTGGCGGCCACCTTCAAGGACTATTTCCTGCCCACGGCCATGGAGATTCCCGAGATGGTGCTGGATCACATCGAGACGCCCAACCCGTTCACGCCCGGCGGCTTCAAGGGCGCCGGCGAGACCGGCACGGTGGGGCCCCCGGCGGTGCTGGCCAACGCGGTGGAGGACGCGCTCAACCCCCTGGGCATCGCCGTCCGGCGCCTGCCGCTCACGCCCCAATACCTGTGGTCGCTCATACAGGAGGCCAAGGGAGGCCGGTAGAGTCCTTCGAAGGGGAGACGCCAAATGTCCGACAAGGTTTTGCTTGAAAAGACGGGCGACATCGCTGCTCTGACCCTGAACCGCCCCGAGAAAGGAAACGCCGTCGACCTGGAGTTGATGTTGGCGCTGACGGAAAAGCTCGCGGAAGCCGCGGCCGACAAGACCCTCCGGCTCATGGTCATCGAGGGCAGGGGAGACGACTTCTGCGCCGGGCGTGAGCCCGACGTCCCGCGCCCGGAGAACGCGGCGCAGTTCGCCGAGGCCCTGGGCCGGATCGTGCGCGTCAACGAGCTTCTGCAATCATTTCCGGGGATCAGCCTCGCGGTGGTACGAGGGAGGGCGTTCGGGTTCGGTTGCGGCGTGGCGGTCCAGAGCGATGTGACCCTGGCCGCGGCCGACGCGCGCTTCGCGTTTCCGGAGATCAAGGCCGGATTCCCGCCCACCATCGTCATGTCCTACCTGAGTCGCTGGATCCACCGGAAGAAGGCCCTGGAGTTGGTGATGACCGGCGGCGAGCTCAGTGCCGAGGAGGCCGAGCGGCAGGGTCTGGTGAACCGGGTGGTGCCGGCGGATCAGTTGGAGGACGAGAAGACGCGTTGGACCGAGATGCTCACGGGCCGGGACCTTGACGGGCTTCAGGCCACCAAGGCGTTTTTCAGGGACACGGCCGAATGGTCCACCGGTGCGGCGGCACAGTACGGCATCACGCGGTTGGCGAATTTCTTTGCGAGCCGGAGATAGGGTCTAGCGTCTCACGTCGACCTTGCGTCCGAAGCTGACCTCGCCCTTGTCGATCCTGAGGGAGAAACCGCAGTCCGGGTTGGTGCACACCCAAGCCTTGAACATGACCGATGCCCCATCCTGGCCGTAGTCCGATAGCGGGATCAAAATGCCATTGTCGCATTTCTGACACTTCGGCAGTTCCATCTCCACTCCTCCTTTGCGGCGAAACCGGCTCCCGGGCTCGCCATAGAACCGTTCTTGCCTGCCCTGCTCGCTACGACTTGGCAAGTTGACAGATAATTCCACCATATAGAAGTTTGGTCTCGAAAGCAACTTCCCGGCGGAATCCCAGGCGGATCCGGTCGGGTCCACGGAGGTCTCGCGCGCGAGGGTGTGAATCACCCTTCGCGATTTGACAGCTTCGCCCGGCCGGGGATATGATGGACTAGTGCCTCTCGCGGGTGCCGCCACCCTCTCGATGAGGCATTCCCTCGCTCCGTTGACATTGCATTCATGTCCGTTGTGGCCATCATACCGGCGCGTTACGGGTCCACGCGGTTTCCGGGGAAACCGCTGGCCAGGATCGGCACGAAGCCGATGATCCAGCACG of the Deltaproteobacteria bacterium genome contains:
- a CDS encoding AAA family ATPase, with amino-acid sequence MYLTSFYSFKGGVGRSMALVNVAVELANRGRAVLVVDFDLEAPGLDTFDVTTPRDPVPGMVDFVSEYLDSGQAPDAARFVSETPADFGDAGGRLWIMPSGRHATYAQRLNQIDWGTLYAERDGYLLFEDLKEQWRQAINPDYVLIDSRTGHTDIGGICTRQLPDAVVILFFPNEQNLRGLTRVVRELRSEAEEPRNKNIELHFVMSNVPDLDDEDRILDDKIKAFQKQLRFRREPLMIHRYDSLSLLNQVVFTKDRPRSRLAQEYVELVREISRRNSNDRDGALDYIHRATGRLRIRGESIQTRDEMLDKIEKAHPTDGEVLYRLAGLREHDGETALAGALASRAIEAGYAEPEVFLQRSRSRAQCNDNVGAEQDALEVLQSHQLPPPIVREAISRIRSQAPERVANAVAVTSLEPHDQMWLADGLDRSFGTMRIAIPIWERLIESAELSPTRREHARLQLILCHIGTGGFSNAMRILEGHDKSIKDMTIQDAFNFGMASWGNTGELTKAAFSHVVELDEAAVTSDKGANYFQCMAIAYWATGDRSEATRYADEAERALDAMRWAFEFSCWRYCRVSAAVFVADLEEIRSLVRGENPPTPPFMNAPERADGSIANHYSG
- a CDS encoding helix-turn-helix domain-containing protein; the encoded protein is MDLAKTTPREGSQRNLQCPLCGRDTVTTTMHCHTFDYGTGASAIELTVELPVRRCAPCDYEYLDEVAEDLEHEAVCKHFGVLAPHEIRRIREDHGMTRAKFAEVTGLGKASLNRWEKGINIQTHAYDRYLRLLALPGMLERLMDIIKPGKSATEATPITGERRFRTLKVSDKLRSDQENFRLLKVA
- a CDS encoding xanthine dehydrogenase family protein subunit M translates to MVASSFHTTYAMYPAAFDYTVAESLDHAIELLQRSGEGGKLLSGGQSLVPLMKLRLVQPTHVIDIGRVGGLSDVRVDDAAGVVRIGALATHAQVGASAVVREKLPLMTEAAGVIGDAQVRGWGTLGGALAEADPAGDWGPVVQALEGQVECTGPSGVRVVDAAAFFVDAYTTVLADDEVVTELHVPVPSGGSAWAYLKMERRAGDFAVASVAVQFELDGAGNCTKAGVALGAAGLTPIKAGAAEEALRGQTLSPEVVEAAAERVMEAASPLADVRGSSDYKRAVCGALFKKAVDVALRRRQGENVKGGHVR
- a CDS encoding (2Fe-2S)-binding protein, giving the protein MSDKAKIRITINGVAHEGEAPPRMLLVDYIRDVVGLKGTRYGCDTSNCGSCTIVMDGRSAKSCTFLAVQADGREVTTIEGLAEGSELNPLQAAFQEAHALQCGFCTSGMVMSAHALLAHNPAPSVDEIREGIIGNLCRCTGYVPVIEAVRLAARRLDPKGGTP
- a CDS encoding xanthine dehydrogenase family protein molybdopterin-binding subunit; the protein is MSVAPRPPLVGTPVPRKEDPDILRGQARYTFDIELPDMLHVAVYRSPAAHARIRSVDLSKALALPGVVTGLTGEQVRQLGYVNPLSPFPFQSRDPFRRGNPTIKFFDHYCLAWDKVRFVGEPVAAVVATDRYIAEDALDLIEVELDPLPPVVDSATAMEPGSERLYEDWDDNVMLTFRVSGGDVDAAFKEAEVIVSETIHSGRFTGTPIETRAVVADYDASVKTLGLWSTTQIGHAIGTLVENTIALPELKVHVMFRRIGGGYGQKWAFYPEEILVPLLSILTNRPMKWVETRREHMTGTIHAREQTHHIEAAVRRDGTILGVKDRIVANIGAAYPTGGLASIVTTGMFVPGAYQIANYEGQVQGVVTNKTPYGAHRGFGKSEACFVIERMVDRIAANLGLDPVEVRRRNFIPPDAFPYRSVTGPRYDSGRYGEALDRALELLDVDHWRNAQKEAVAAGRYLGIGTCLVIEPSSSTRMGSYNAGYYSVRMRMDPNGKVYVFPGGSDEGQGHATSISQLVGDELQVSFNDVMVVEGDSLACPYGSGSYSSRFSVVGTTAVTLAARALREKITQIASVMLRHPPGGLVFADGKVSVEGRPAEAVSLPEIARVAYFYPFQLPEGMDPGLETLYHFRDPNIEFEADERGRVAMFSSFPYDAEAAVVEVEADTGLLRILKFVSVHDCGNMLNPLIVRGQHVGALAHGFGGALYEELPYSEEGQPLAATFKDYFLPTAMEIPEMVLDHIETPNPFTPGGFKGAGETGTVGPPAVLANAVEDALNPLGIAVRRLPLTPQYLWSLIQEAKGGR
- a CDS encoding enoyl-CoA hydratase/isomerase family protein: MSDKVLLEKTGDIAALTLNRPEKGNAVDLELMLALTEKLAEAAADKTLRLMVIEGRGDDFCAGREPDVPRPENAAQFAEALGRIVRVNELLQSFPGISLAVVRGRAFGFGCGVAVQSDVTLAAADARFAFPEIKAGFPPTIVMSYLSRWIHRKKALELVMTGGELSAEEAERQGLVNRVVPADQLEDEKTRWTEMLTGRDLDGLQATKAFFRDTAEWSTGAAAQYGITRLANFFASRR